TTTCACTTAGCATTACTGTGAAAACTCAGTTATAGTTACAGACCACATACTGTGGTTCCTTTTTTCcactaatttttgtttttaccatttcGCTAACAactacagtttatttttaagttGTTAATCTAGTATTGTGTCTCTGCAGTGCTGTGACTTGGGCTACCATGCTAGCTTGGCACGCACCCTCAGGACCTATTTGTCTGCGGAGTACAACTTGGAGACATCACGCCACGAGGGACTGGATATCCTGGAGAATGCAGTGGACAACTTGGACTCCCGCAGTGACAAGCACAAGATCATGGATATGCATAACCAGGTGTTCTGTCCTCCAATGCGCTTTGAATACCTGCCACACATGGGAGATGAGGTGAGATGCTAGAAAATACTGcagtttaattattatttcttttattcctttCTAACCTGTTTTTTCTCCACCCTCAGGTGTGCCAAGTGAGCGCCCAGCAGCCGGTTCAGACCGAACTTCTGATGCGCTACCATCAACTGCAGTCTCGCTTAGCAACACTAAAAATTGAAAATGAGGAGGTGAGGGCCTATGAGCTGTGTCTGTCCAGCACCAGTAGCCCTCTCCTCCCCCTCTTAAACAGAAAGCCCTCTCTCATTTTCCCCAAGGCCATCATACCATCGGAGCAGGATGGCCACATCACCATCTGCTCTCATTGCAATTACTCTCCGATGACCCCTCTCTCTGCAGGGGCTGggaatatatttatattgtcaCACTGCCAATGTTGTGTTTTCTATGAAGTTATATATGAAATTGTCTCTTTTCTTGATGAAAAGAGGCCTTTCTCATTAAGAAACACCGACAGAAAGGTGGAAATGGAAGCGATAATAACCAGGGACTGTTTAAATTGCGAGCGCCAACAGCTCTGTTTCTTCCCTGTCTCCCAGTGAATTGTGTTCTGGAAGATAATGAATGCCATTAGGGGAAATGGGCTTTATCAATCTCAATCCtaaacaaaaagcctctctcAATAATTTCATGAACAGTTTGTATCTTTGCCAGACACTCCTCATTTTCCTGACTAGGCCTGATGTATGCTTGACCTGTAGCCTGCTCTAAACTCATATTCTGACGCAAAACAAAATACATGGTCAACACAGGTTACGATGTAATGCTTTATGGGTGACCCTGCCATCTCTCCAGGTGAGGAAGACTTTGGATGCCACCATGCAAACACTGCAGGACATGCTGACAGTGGAGGACTTTGACGTGTCAGATGCCTTTCAACACAGCCGTTCCACTGAATCCATCAAATCTGTGGCCTCTGAGACGTACATGAGCAAGCTCAATATAGCCAAGAGGAGAGCGAATCAGCAGGAGACAGAAATGTTCTACTTTTCAGTGAGTTCATCTCTCGGTCCAAAGTGATGGCCTCTGAGcaccttttcaaaataaagccaTCAGTTATCAGCTGAGCAGAGGAAAAAGCATTTAAGCTGATTTCAGTGGCACTGAAATGTTTCTTCACATCTCCATCTAGAAATTCAAAGAGTACCTGAATGGTAGTAACCTCATCATTAAGCTGCAGGCCAAGCATGACTTGCTGAAGCAGACACTGGGGGAAGGTAAGAATCCCTTTCTCTTGATTTCTCTTTGGTGTCTGGTAATGGCATGTGCatgaacagaaaactgagaaaactgTTGACTTCGGGGTTATAGTGGTGCAGCTATCACGAAGCAAGGTATCAGAGTTCACAAAGACACCAGatactttttttaaagatagCAGAGGGAGTAAGAGCTGATATTCAGATAGAAAAGTACCACCCCAAAGAGCAGACCATATCCACTTTGAGGTATTCATTCCACTTTCTATTTATCTCCAGTGGTTAAAGTATTATCCGGTTAGTCTCTGTATGGTGTAGCCGCAGGGGGGGTTCTATTTCCAGGCTGCAAGAGAGAGGTTTTCTTGGCTCCCCCTCTTCCCCAAGGGTCCCCTTGTCACCTCGGCTGTGAACAGTTTATGCCCAATCAATCAGCAGGACCAAACTGAGGCCCATATCTGCAGCTGCTCCTGCACCAGGGGTTCAACTAATAGGAAAGGACACAAGGTGCAGCCAGCTGAGGCCTTGAGTCGTCCATGCATAGATTTTCACACTTATATTCAGGTTatattcattatttaagcatttattatattttcaggACCTGAGATTGTTCCTGTGATTACATTCAAGTCATGTGGCAAGcaatcatctgcacactcttaTACCCATAAACAATCACATTATCATTCAATGTCCGTGGTGTCACAGCTGAGAGAATGTATGAGCAGAGCATATGGCGCCTCCAGGTACCACCCATGTTTAATTATTCAGGTGATCAATCAGGGCCGAGTCGTGCTCATTAGCTCGTTGCTTCACACCCAAGACTTGCGcgtttgtgtatgtttgtgtatgcgCGCTTGCGTGGGAGCATGACAGAGGGGAACGAGATGAGACTGGTGAGTGCCACATGGCGTTTACATCTTGCTGCATGtattaataaaaacataatgtcaAGTGTTGGCACTAGACAAGATTGTGCTGGGATATCTGCCAGCCCTTCTTTTCCAGATAAAGACTCACCTATTTCCTTGTTCTGTAAAATATGATTTGTtcttgtcactttttttttatttttcagaataGATATGTCACAGAGGAATCAAAAATCAATTTAGAGTTTCTCGCTCATGCTTGAGCGAGGAATGCTTGCTCTGTTATTCCAAGGTTGCTCAAAGGTAGCGAGGTCTATCACTCAGTGGAATGATTTCATACCAGACTAACCGTTAGTTCCTCACTTTAATGCTCTAAAAACCTGCTAGCAATGAGTTAGCCTTCACTCTTTCTTCCTTTGTTAGTCAGAGTAAAtgtagaataaataaataatgctcTCAGTGATGCCATTGTTATCCTTCTCTTTTTAAATACTTCTTTAAATGATATCTCCTGTTCTTAGGTTTATCAGAATGCAAGGATAAGCATACGCATGTGTGGTTAAAAACCTATAACAAAAGGCTCAGTGAGCCAGCAAAGACATTGTTCAGTCTCAATACTGAAGGACCCCTCCCTACCCACCATACAAACACTGCAGCTGCCACCCTCATTTCTCTGCTCTGTAACCCTTTAGGGCCCTCTGGCTCCCCTGAGGCTTTAGCTACGACTGCTCAGGAGCTTTTTCAGTGAATGGTGTTAGCACCATTTTATTCACCCAGCCCTCAATGGCGATGTTGTTTGTCATGAATCCCTTTAGTGAGGCTGGACACTGACTGGAGTCTGTATAATGTGTACCAGGAAGAAACCAGTATATAACATCTCCctcatgtgagtgtgtatgtgtgtgtgtgtgtgtgtgtgtgtgtttcctttgCAGGAGAAAGAGCTGAGTGCGGAACAACAAGGTAAGCTTGCACTTGAAGTGAGCTGCTTCTAATCCCTGACTCTCTGCCACAAAACACCTGCTTATTCCACTCATTTCAGAATTCAAGATATTTAATTCATCtttagaaaagaaagaaaaagaaaaaaaaggttaatggaactataaaaacatgtttttaaagaattcctaccagaaaaataaatgacatgTCTGTGTGTATTATGTAGTCATGAAAGTATTTAACATATGCAAAAAAGGTACaagttgctttttttaaacatatagtTTATtgttataaatattaaaataatatttctttGCATCTTGCTGAACTTACCCAAAAGGTTGTTTCCATCTTTCTGTGGGTATATTGTGGCCATATATGATTTTGTAATTTATGTGAATGGATGTAACAGATTTTGcattttgatgatttttttaatgacagatgacaaattaaaggaaaatccAATATCTAAACAGCTACTCGGTAACTCTAACAGAGAGAATACCACTCTTCTAAGACATATTCCCTCATTTTGTGCTTTGAAGATGACGCATTGGTGTTAAGGTTTTGCATACTGTGAAGCTCGCTTTTGTACTTTTACACTCATCACACTTCGGTGACCCCTCATGCCACATGAATGGGGCACTTTCATATCGGAAGAGACCAGTCGGATCAGGACAAAAACAACTTTGTGCTGATTTGCAGTGATCCTTCCTTATAGGAGGGAAAGATCCCTCGCCACTACGGGGAATTGAGGGCTCAGGATTTTCCTTTAGTTTAGTTTGTCCTTTAGTATGTTCTTAATAAAATGACATGAAAAACAATTTGTGTCATTTTCATCAGTGTTCACATAATATTAAAGATGATGCAAAAGGCATTCAGTTGGATGTATAATCACATGTCACATTTGGTTTTCTAGGTCCGTATTTTTATTAACTATAAACTGTGGAAATTTAATTACTTCTCTCTTACTTGCActtaagcattttttaaaaaagtttataCTCCAGTCTTGGTCTTCCAAATTCATTGTTAGCAATTAAACGGAAATTGCATTCAAGCCCTTTTTTTAACTCTACCGCTTGGTTTGTATTACCACAATCAAACAGATGATAAAGCTCTGTTTTAGAGCCAGATTTTTAATACCTGCTTTTGAACCACATTTTTCTATAGTTTCACACAATGtggtcttttgttttgtttgtttttctccttttgtcCGTCATTTCCAGGCCCCCCACCCTTCCCCCTAAACCACAGAAAATGCGGAAGCCTAGGCCACGCTCCGTGTATAACCATAAGCTGTTTAACGGCAATATGGAGGCATTCATCAAGGTACCCTCTGGTGGTGGTGTATGACCGAGCGGTCCCTGTGGAGCAGGAGGGGAAGGCAGCTAGAGCCTTCGCTCTCATTCTCTTCCTCTTTAGCCTTCTGTTCCTCCCTCTTCCAGCTGCCCTTGATCATGATATAACGCCTCTGTTTAACCTCTAATCCGTTTCCTTCCTTCCACGGTTCTGCCGGTGCAGACAGACAGAGCGGcagtcagctgtttctttaTTCCCTTCCAGAACAATTTACCATCtctggctttttttcttttcatttttttggacTGAGGCAGGAGTCAGCAGTATGTCTGCTTTGTCCCTCACTGCGCCCAATCCTTACTGCATTTCTGTAGCTGTCCTATGACCAGTCCCTGTAATTTGCTTTTAACTTTCAAAGGACTCAGTTGAGCTTTTCTAACCTTTCTTTTTGTTGccccttcttcctcttcttcttctgtgcttTGCTGCTTTCTGTCCCAGAGGAAGAAGGAATGCCCGCGCCCGCATTCAGGTACTGCTATAGTCAGGGAACATGACAAACTAAAACTCCCGAACTAACAGTAGCCATTTAtttgctgctgcttctgctctACCTGCATGCTATAAATCTTCACAACTGTTTGTGCAGTTTTCGGTATTAGACTGCTTCTGTCTTgtcatgttttgctttttgttattATACTATGTTATATACCTGCATATTGCAAGGttaatattgtatgtttaattcttacatatatatatatagcccTTATATCCCTATAAAAGCAAAAATTCATAAtgtattcatttcttttcttttcaggaTTCAGGTCAACCAATTCCACTTGTTGTTGAAAGCTGTATCAGATACATCAATCTATACGGTAAGTCTTTCATCAAGCCCTTCTGCGTGATGGGGCAAAAATAACGAGAGTGACCTGTAAAGTAAAGTCCTTTGAAAACTTGTTTAGACTTACAAGAAGAGACATCAGCAGTCTATTTTCACAAATAGCTGCTGGTAGAAGCTTGCTCTGCTCACCACCGCAGCGCTCAGCTGCTTACCAGTGATTTGACGGGCTCATAACAATAGGTCACACACTGAGAGTTTTGAAAGTCCCATTGGTCTTTGTTTAGTAACTTCAGCCACCCCCCTGCCCCCATAACTCCTCCCTGTCTACCTTTCACATCTGTCTTCAGCTTGTTGGTTTAGCCTGCAGGCCTTTCCCCTGGATCTGGACCTAATGAAActacagaaaactgattagaacCCTGTAACTGGAACCATATGGTGCAGACTCACTGAGGGGCCCTCTGCTGGAAAAATACGCATCTCCCTTTATGACTAGATTACATTTCCTGCTCTGTGTTATGTGTTTCCAGTGGGCTTTCAAAGAAGCTGGCAGTGGTTTTGGAGCTAATGGCAGCTAGCGTAACTCTAATTCGGTCAATTCTGGGTTGTATTTCTTTCAGGTTTGCAGCAGCAAGGCATATTTCGTGTGCCAGGATCGCAGGTGGAGGTCAATGATATTAAAAACTCATTTGAGAGAGGTTAGTCAATATTTCAACATGATCTGTGGGATGAACTACCTTGATACGTTTTTCAGTTCAACAAATGCTGCCGCTGAAAGCACTCGTGTGTTTCTTAATTAGGTGAGGATCCCTTGATTGATGATCAGAATGAGCATGATATTAACTCAGTGGCAGGCGTCCTGAAGCTGTACTTCAGAGGACTCGAGAACCCGCTCTTCCCAAAGGAGCGTTTCCTGGACTTCATCTCTACTATCAGTGAGTTAACAGACCTTGTTTCAAGCGTTTTTCAATGACCTtcacagaaaagagaaaacacagtTATAGGTAGATGTGTAGCTTTATTGGACTAGAGAAAGTCATGCCGTGCTGCACGTGGAAGTAGTCTTACAGTAACACCAGCGCTTTCCGCTTTGGGGTGCAGGCCACATAACTGTGGCATGTGCAAGTTCGCCACAGGATAATTTCTCCACTGTTTCAAATAATGTGATCACTCACTTTGGCTTTGGGGTCTGGTGAAAGGCATGAGGGGGCATATTAAATTGTCAAATAGCCATTTTTGGAATCTCCACCACCTTTTGCTTTGGCACTGTAGTCGCAGTTtgtgtctctctgttttttttttcagtgcagcatCTTTAAACatctctgtttctgtgtttcagagCTGGAGTCTGAAGCTGAGAGAGCACATCACATCCAGCAGATTATTGTCACTCTTCCTCGGACCATCATAATCGTCATGCGATATCTTTTTGCATTCCTTAACCAGTGAGTCTCACATTTCACTGCCTTGGGTCTCCCAAAACAGTGTAGAAACATGAGTTCGGCGGTTGTTTAATCACCAGGATATGACACTGAATCTTACACCTTTACTAATATGAAAATTACAGAATAGGCATACAATATGGAAAAAAGTATAGACAAAACAAAAGTGTATTTAAAATAAGACATGGTATTTATTACTATATCAGTGTTTTAGAAGTTATTTATAGGTTTCCATATTGGGATAAAAAACCTTTCTTCTGATAATAGATGTTATCTGTGCTCCTTTTACTGGATTTAGCTGATTTAATTGTCATATTTGTTGGAGCCACATGAACTGCAATGATGCTGCTCAACCTCAGCTTAAGTACAATCTTCAAGTAGACATTTATTATGGCTTCCTCTTGATGATTTCCTCTTGATGACTCAATGATTTCGTTATTAAGAGTGGGCTGTGCGGTGTAAGTTGATTTCTTGGAGAGGTTGACTGATCAAAATGTTTTTAAGCAAGCTGCAGTGATGACTGTACATAAGGACTGAAATCAGGTGAAGCCAGTGACTCCCTAAGATATTTATCTGCTACTGCAAATTCtgtcaatataaataaaataggaagAGAAATTGAACCATTTCTAAATGGACTGATGAATCGGAATAATCAGATTAGCACATATTTATGTTGTTTGGTTATCAATAAGGTTTTAGCTAAATAGATGTACAGTTTGCATACATAACAAAAATTGTGACTTCTGTCCTGTGCCGTCCGTCAGTCTTTCACAGTACAGCGACGAGAACATGATGGATCCGTACAATTTAGCTATCTGCTTTGGTCCAACTCTGATGCCCATCCCAGATGGCCAGGATCCTGTAGCATGTCAAGCTCATGTTAACGAACTCATCAAAACTATAATTAGCCACAATGAAGTCATCTTTCCAAGTCAACGAGAGCTGGATGGCCCAGTCTATGAGAAGTGCATGACCGGGGGCGAAGAGTATTGGTAGGTATTGTGGTacagtgtgtaattatgtgatACTATAGCGTGTTCAGCTCTGTTTTGCATTGATTTTAAGGCTGAATTGTGACAGTAAATTAACAAATTCACTGTACAAACAtgattttttcatatttctttgtCTACATATTAATGTCTTTCTGgtctctttttgtttctctAGTGACAGTCCACACAGTGAACCAGGAACCATTGATGAGGCTGATAATGGGACAGAACCACACACCAGTGATGAGGGTTAGTCACATCCTTAATACCTTTATAACTAGGAGAATACCCATCAGCCTATTCAGCCCTTTGTTTACTGCTGTGTGCCAACTAAGGTGCTGAACATGAAAAATTATCCTCCTGCTgaacatctgcattattgttgTGAAAGACTATCAAGAAACCATTCTTAAGGAACAAAGACAGGGAGAAAAAGCTGAGCTATGCcacattacacaagaactggactaaaaatcagTGGCAAGGGGTCTTATGGAATGACAAATCcacaaaaaaaatactaaaaaagaaagactgtCATCAGTatagagaggtacaacagtgagtgtctataGCCGtatgtaaaacacggtggaggctctgtcatggtttgaggCTACATTTCTACTGATGGTGTTTGGGGATTATGAAAACTAGAAAGTACCaacagattttgatccaccgtgcaataccatctggaaaaagtctgattggcaacagcgtcatttttcagcatggttatgatcccaaacacactgccaatgcagtaaaaacctatctggatagaaaaacaccaGTGGAACGTCATCAGTCatagattggcctccccagagcctggaccttcacattattgaagcagtgtgggatcatcatgacagagaacagaacaaaagacagccaaaatccaaagaagagctttgcaTGTCCATCAAGAACCCTGGAGAACTGTTCCTGAAGACTACCTAAAGAGAATTTACaataagagagttcaggctgtgctgaagagTAAAGGTGGTCAAATCAAATATTGACCTTTAAGCTCTGTTCTTGCTTTATACACTATATCTCCATGCATGTTTGcatttttcaataaattgctgcaccttttttccatttttgtagCAAAGCAAAGAAATAAGGGCCAGTGAAGGCTTGCAAACCGCTGTAAGCGGTCAGGCTACCTCTATGCCTCTGCAGCTTCAAAGAGCAgagctgttgttttcatttagcTCTGGTGTCAGTGGCCATCTGAACTGTGGTCTTATGTCTGTAGTTAAATTCAGAACTTCAGCATAATGTTATCATTCTCTCACATAGATTGTAGTTTTAGACTTGTTGTGGTTAACTATCATTCTAATGCTCCAGAgacaactatttaaaaaaaacagatataCTGGTCGTTTGCTATGcaattcacattttaaacatgtttataacATATAATAGTCATGTCATATAAGACATATAAGAATATATATGTGGGATTTTAGAATTCTTTGTGAATCAGAAAGTCTTAAATATAGCCTGACCTTTTTTATTAAGTGCTTTTGACTGAGAGGTGAGCGAGGCTTGAGCTGCAGCGGCTTCTGATCACAAGAGCTTAAGTGATGTTTGAAGCTGAAGGCAAGTTGAGTAAACAGTATTGGCATGCAGCACTGCCTCTTTgatccatgtgtgtgtgtgtctggccaCCCCACCCCCTGCTCTCATGCTTGTTCTTTGTTCAGCATTAGTCAGCAACTCTCCTGAGACTTTCTCCTTTGTGTAGGATTTCCTCAGTCCCACTCTAAGCTTTGAATCCATAATCAGGGCAGGCAAGAAAGCCAAAACACAGGTAAAACAGAGAATCATATCTCCTCTTGGTGACAACAACTATCTGTGACATTCATCTGTGTTGTTGGCTCTTTTGGTACTTTTCTTACTTGTAAGACCAAAGGCTGGTTTCCTGATGCAGGTTATTCTCCTGCTGGCCTTAGTATTGGGAGTGAAGTGCTGTGTTTTTGCAGTTTGTCTCCTCTGGCAATGCTGCAGGTTTaatttaagaaataaaaatatagttCTTACACGTGCTGCAGTGAAAGTGTCCTTATAGTTGaaataaaacatgaacaaaGCTGCTTTTCAACTTTGTCTTGTGCTCTCTTCTGTAACACCCAGACACACCTCTAAtgggttttcaaaataaaactacacTTGCAGGTTTTCTGGCTCATAGGTGATTCCTGTTCAACATACAGTGAACTCTGCCTGACCCCTACTGGCCTTTTGAAATCCAcctttcaaatcaaatcaaactcTCCAGTTCAATTACTATTGAAGCAACCAAGAAATGTTAGAAAACATAGTGTGTGCTTCAGTTTGTATTCTTACAGCCCACATACACAAGTTATAAAGTTGATATAAAGGAAACGTGCCCGTTTGAGGGATTTACCACAGAAAAAAGAGCTATGAGATACAGCTTACACAGTGCTGTCTGTCTTGTGGTATGACTAATCATGCTGTGTCCACATTGATAcgttttttttatcttcttttcttatttgtttctttcagAAGTGGAACAGATTGAGGCCATTGCCAAATTTGACTATGTGGGACGCAGTCCCAGGGAGCTGTCCTTCAAGAAGGGAGCCTCCCTGCTTCTGTATCACAGAGCATCTGAAGACTGGTGGGAAGGCCGTCACAATGGCGTGGATGGCCTCATCCCTCATCAGTACATCGTAGTGCAAGACCTGTACGTGCCAACTGACTGAGCTTTAGTAGTTCTTTATCTTGTGTTAAGTACTGTAAGCCCTTTATATTTGTTCTAGTCTGCATGCATAGCTTATTCTTAGTGCACCTGAATCTGCTCTTTCAGAGATGATGCGTTCTCAGATAACCTCAGCCAGAAAGCAGATAGTGAAGCCAGCAGTGGACCGTTGCTGGAAGATAAGGGTTCATCCAAAAATGATGTCCCATCACCATGCGAGCAATCACCGGATTACAACTTTGGAGGAGTCATGGGGAGGTACATCTAAAAATAAACACCTTTCATTTTTCAAGTGTTTGTAATGTTGAGACATTTTCTTGACAGTTGATATGATCTGATCCATGTCTGCAGGGTCAGGTTGCGATCTGATGGAGCAGCAATCCCGCGTCGCCGAACAGACACCCAGAGCCCAACGAGAGTGCCTGACACTCCACCACGGGCTGCAGCCTGTCCTAGCAGCCCTCACAAGGTATCCATCAGCAAAGGTCGCATGGAGAGCCCAGAAAAAAGGCGCCTTGGTACCTTTGGCAGTGCAGGAAGCATAAACTATCCAGATAGGAAGGGCTATCCTGAGGGCCACCCACTGAGACCAGTGCCAGGGACCACTCGTCACAGCAGCCTGGGGGACCACAAATCACTAGACACTGAGGCTCTGGCAGAGGTAAGactaaaataaacagttttacattttaatttacagAGTATGTCTCTTGTCTCATACATTAATAGGGTGCAAGTGAGAACGGTTGACCGGGAAGCCTGTCTGAGAGCAGGAGACGTGACGGTATACAGTATAAAACATGGACATAACTACCTGGTTAGAAAAATTGAAGCCAATGCCAAAGTGCATTAAACCTGTTTCTGTCTGACAGTCACCAGATGGCAATAGCTTAGATTTGCTATTATAGAAGTCTATAAGAAAAAGGCTTTCTGTCCTAACCAGTGAACACTTTTCTTCTGAATTTATGGGCTCAGTCACTCACTTTGGCTCATGTTGGGAAAAAAATTAGGTCTGTTCTTCATTATGCCATCTTTCAAAATGGAGGATTATTTGTGGTATGAAACCACAAGCTCATTGGTTAAGGAGTTGTTAATCACTTGTTAATCACAAGTTGTTAGCCAACTAGCATGCGGTTTCTCAGTCAGACCCACTAATCCTCATCATATCTAGTTTTTGCTAGCAAGATGGCGTCGGCGGAAAAGCTTGATACTTCCTGATAGGTACTGATACTTCACAATGGATGACATCACTGTAGCCAACATCCATGTTTGATATTGTTGCACTAACGTAGACCTGTATCTCTAAAACCGAAGCTAGAGCACACTGCTGGCCTTGATCCAGGTTCTCTTCACTTGCTAACCAGTGCATAAATAAGCTTGCTTTAGAATTTAGGAAGGGTCAGTGTTTCAAAGGGTTTTGAATAACTAATAAAGTTAGGATTAGTATTAGGATTCAACTTTATTCTCATTACACATGTATAAATACAGGgtaacgaaatgcagtttgcatctaaTCAGAAGTGCAAGAGCAGTAAGTGCAATAGGAGCAGATTAAATACAGATAAGGGAAGGTGGGATATAAAAGGTGGGAATAGTTATGAACAGATTATGTACAAATAAGTTAAGTATACCGATGTTTATATTGCTATACAGATGTACTATGGACAAATGTACAGATGTACTGATGTGTATATACACGTACCAATATACAGATGATCTGTATTGCTATACAGACGGACAGATATACAGATGTACTATGAACAAATATACAGATGTGCTACGTATATACAACACAGCTAATTTGCGAAATCAGAAGAGATGCTGAGCCTCGCATGATGCACGCGCCACCatcttgagttttttttttacccagtaTGAATATAAACAGGACAATACCAGTGGTATGTTTAAGCCCATTTTATGGAAGTATAAATATATTTGACATGATATAGCTTTTTGTAAACCGTGTTAAACAAAACTTTTTTAGGTAACGCGGTGGAGTCCTGGGTTTTATTTCTGATTTCTCTGCTTTGTTCCTCTCTTCAGGACATAGAAAAGACTATGAATACGGCACTTCATGAGCTGCGGGAGCTGGAGCGCCAAAACACCGTTAAACAGGCTCCCGATGTTGTCTTGGACACACTGGAGCCAATGAAGAATCCAGTTAGCTCAGAGCCCGGGAGTCCACTGCACACCATTATGATCCGTGATCCAGATGCTGCCATGCGGCGCAGTAGCAGCTCCACATCTGAGATGATGACCACCTTTAAACCGGCTCTCTCTGCCCGGCTGGCTGGAGCACAGTTACGCCCCCCGCCCATGAGACCGGTGCGCCCTCCTCCAACGCAGCACCGCTCAAGCAGCTCCAGCTCTTCGGGGGTCGGCAGTCCAGCCGTGACTCCCACTGAGAAGATGTTTCCGAGTAACAATACATCTGCAGGTTCCAATGTGAATATTTCCGGTGATGGCGGAGATAAGTCTGGTACCATGTAGCAAAGGTGGAAGCTTGTAGGCGAGAGGCCTGTGAAGCTTTCCAAGTGGGAGAAAAGCTTATGGAAACAGATGTTGATGTGTGCAAACCAGATGCAGATATACTCCTGTCTGTTTTTTGCTTGACTTAATTCGTATATAAAGGATGCCACTACAGCTTCTAAAGTATGTTACCATGGTGATAAAGCAGTGGCAGAAGCTGTAGAGGTGTGATAAAGCTCAGCTCTCTTTGAAACTTGATTTAACTAGACTAAATGTGTATAGGAATACGTGTATTTCAGT
This genomic interval from Oreochromis niloticus isolate F11D_XX linkage group LG5, O_niloticus_UMD_NMBU, whole genome shotgun sequence contains the following:
- the srgap3 gene encoding SLIT-ROBO Rho GTPase-activating protein 3 isoform X1, which translates into the protein MSSARFRKDKEIIAEYETQVKEIRNQLVEQFKCLEQQSESRIQLLQDLQEFFRRKAEIELEYSRSLEKLAERFSSKIRSSREHQQFKKDQHLLSSVNCWYLLLNQTRRESRDHATLSDIYTNNVIVRLAQISEDVIRLFKKSKDIGIQMHEELVKVTNELYTVMKTYHMYHTESISAESKLKDAEKQEEKQFSKSGDLNVNLLRHEDRQLRRSSVRKIEKMKEKRQAKYSENKLKCTKARNDYLLNLAATNAVVAKYYIHDVSDMIDCCDLGYHASLARTLRTYLSAEYNLETSRHEGLDILENAVDNLDSRSDKHKIMDMHNQVFCPPMRFEYLPHMGDEVCQVSAQQPVQTELLMRYHQLQSRLATLKIENEEVRKTLDATMQTLQDMLTVEDFDVSDAFQHSRSTESIKSVASETYMSKLNIAKRRANQQETEMFYFSKFKEYLNGSNLIIKLQAKHDLLKQTLGEGERAECGTTRPPTLPPKPQKMRKPRPRSVYNHKLFNGNMEAFIKDSGQPIPLVVESCIRYINLYGLQQQGIFRVPGSQVEVNDIKNSFERGEDPLIDDQNEHDINSVAGVLKLYFRGLENPLFPKERFLDFISTIKLESEAERAHHIQQIIVTLPRTIIIVMRYLFAFLNHLSQYSDENMMDPYNLAICFGPTLMPIPDGQDPVACQAHVNELIKTIISHNEVIFPSQRELDGPVYEKCMTGGEEYCDSPHSEPGTIDEADNGTEPHTSDEEVEQIEAIAKFDYVGRSPRELSFKKGASLLLYHRASEDWWEGRHNGVDGLIPHQYIVVQDLDDAFSDNLSQKADSEASSGPLLEDKGSSKNDVPSPCEQSPDYNFGGVMGRVRLRSDGAAIPRRRTDTQSPTRVPDTPPRAAACPSSPHKVSISKGRMESPEKRRLGTFGSAGSINYPDRKGYPEGHPLRPVPGTTRHSSLGDHKSLDTEALAEDIEKTMNTALHELRELERQNTVKQAPDVVLDTLEPMKNPVSSEPGSPLHTIMIRDPDAAMRRSSSSTSEMMTTFKPALSARLAGAQLRPPPMRPVRPPPTQHRSSSSSSSGVGSPAVTPTEKMFPSNNTSAGSNVNISGDGGDKSGTM
- the srgap3 gene encoding SLIT-ROBO Rho GTPase-activating protein 3 isoform X2 is translated as MSSARFRKDKEIIAEYETQVKEIRNQLVEQFKCLEQQSESRIQLLQDLQEFFRRKAEIELEYSRSLEKLAERFSSKIRSSREHQQFKKDQHLLSSVNCWYLLLNQTRRESRDHATLSDIYTNNVIVRLAQISEDVIRLFKKSKDIGIQMHEELVKVTNELYTVMKTYHMYHTESISAESKLKDAEKQEEKQFSKSGDLNVNLLRHEDRQLRRSSVRKIEKMKEKRQAKYSENKLKCTKARNDYLLNLAATNAVVAKYYIHDVSDMIDCCDLGYHASLARTLRTYLSAEYNLETSRHEGLDILENAVDNLDSRSDKHKIMDMHNQVFCPPMRFEYLPHMGDEVCQVSAQQPVQTELLMRYHQLQSRLATLKIENEEVRKTLDATMQTLQDMLTVEDFDVSDAFQHSRSTESIKSVASETYMSKLNIAKRRANQQETEMFYFSKFKEYLNGSNLIIKLQAKHDLLKQTLGEGERAECGTTRGRRNARARIQDSGQPIPLVVESCIRYINLYGLQQQGIFRVPGSQVEVNDIKNSFERGEDPLIDDQNEHDINSVAGVLKLYFRGLENPLFPKERFLDFISTIKLESEAERAHHIQQIIVTLPRTIIIVMRYLFAFLNHLSQYSDENMMDPYNLAICFGPTLMPIPDGQDPVACQAHVNELIKTIISHNEVIFPSQRELDGPVYEKCMTGGEEYCDSPHSEPGTIDEADNGTEPHTSDEEVEQIEAIAKFDYVGRSPRELSFKKGASLLLYHRASEDWWEGRHNGVDGLIPHQYIVVQDLDDAFSDNLSQKADSEASSGPLLEDKGSSKNDVPSPCEQSPDYNFGGVMGRVRLRSDGAAIPRRRTDTQSPTRVPDTPPRAAACPSSPHKVSISKGRMESPEKRRLGTFGSAGSINYPDRKGYPEGHPLRPVPGTTRHSSLGDHKSLDTEALAEDIEKTMNTALHELRELERQNTVKQAPDVVLDTLEPMKNPVSSEPGSPLHTIMIRDPDAAMRRSSSSTSEMMTTFKPALSARLAGAQLRPPPMRPVRPPPTQHRSSSSSSSGVGSPAVTPTEKMFPSNNTSAGSNVNISGDGGDKSGTM